The segment AAGGCGGCAGTCCGACCATGCGCTTAAATACTTTCGAGAAATGCGTCAAGTCGTTGTAGCCTACCATATAGCAAGTATTCGTTACACTTTCGCCGCCGTTCAACAGAACCTTGGCCCGTTTGATTCTTTGCCGCATGATATATTCCTTGAATCCCACCCCCATGTGCTTCTGAAACAATCGCGAATAATGATATTTGCTGATATACACATGTGCAGCGGCCTGATCCAGGGACAAATTGCTGTCGCACAAGTGGTTGTGGATATACTGGAGCGACTCGCGCATGGCCTTGTCCCGAGGGGAGGCTCCTTCCAGCAAATATGTATCGATCCATTGATTCAGCAAGCCCATATGAAATTGATTCACTTGGGTCAGCACCAGTGTCGGACATCCCATATTGAGATCATAAACCTTCCAGGAGTCAGGAAATGCCCGCTCATCCGTCAAAAACGCAATGAGTTGATAGCTTGCCTCTTTTGCCAGCTCCATCGCATTCTGATAGCACTCTGTTACATACAGCTTGGCTTTTACAGTTTGGTGATCCAACAGCTTCACATGATTCAACCCCTTTCTTCGATATAGAACCAGAACGTCCAATGCCCATCATCCTTTCCCCATTTTTGTACATCCATCGCTACTAGCAATTTAATCTTACAACCGAATGGCCGCACGCGTTATGCAATTATTGTTAAAAGTTTGGTTTAAGTTGTGGAAAGGTGTCGATGCAGCAAGTAAAGTCGAGTGGCGGAGGGAGAGCATATTGTATGCTCTTAGGAAAAAGGAGGTGGCTTCGGAATGGGAACCTATGAACGCGCCGAATTCGCTTTGTCCCACCGGCATCCGGATGACCCAAGTCCGATTGATGAATGCAGCTATTTCGGCTGCAGACGCCCCATCTACAGAGACGAAAAAAACTGGGAGCTGTTCGGGACTTGGTTTTGCAGCGCTGTTTGTGTGGCCCGGCATGTGGATGCCAAGCGACTATATCCTGACCAAATTCATGACGGACAGCATTAGGGGGGAATGAACGATGATCCGCAAACTAACCGACGATGAGCTGCGGTTCTTGCATAAAGAAGGCTACTTGGTTCTGGAGCAATTGTATGCGTTGGAAGAAATAGAGGACATCCGTCAAGCGTTCGATCATATGTGGATTGATGCGGTCGTGAACAAGCAATTCGTACAGCAGCCAAACCGACCGTTGACAAGCCTGTATCCTCCCGTCCGCGACCGCCATCTGTCGCATGAACGGCTCATGCAATTGATGCTGGACCCGCGAAATATTGCGCTCGCCGAGCAGCTGTTGGGCGAAGAGCCGCTGGCCGTTGGCTGCGATTGCTTCTTCAAAGCGCCGGGGGCCGATGTGCTGCCCTTTCACCAGGACAATTACGACATTGGGGCGGAACCCGGCACGACCTGGGCCGTCTGGATCAGCTTGGATCAGGCAGATCCGGAGAATGGCGCTTTGCGGTTTGTACCCGGTACGCAGCACTTCGAGCTGATTCCTCCGAGGCTGCCTTCGCATCTGTCCGCTTACGGTCAGGCGGTCCGCGTACCGGAAGGCTATAAAGCCGTTGACGTAAGCACCTCGCCCGGGGATGTCGTTCTGTTCAACGGTCAAGTCCTCCATGGCTCCCATGCGAATCGCACGCTGTACCGGTTCCGCCGTTCCTTCGTCACCCATTATGTAGGCAGCAGCGTCCAGAAGATTTACGTGCATTATTTGGATTTGTACGATCGGCATGGAAACGTCGTGAAGCGCAAGCTCAACCGGATGCACAAGCTCCAATTCGATCCGGCCTACCGGCGAAAGACGTCTATCCATTCTCGCAAGCCAACATCATGATCAGCCGCACAACAGAAAGGACCGCCTGCTCCCCGTGCCGGGAAACAGGCGGTCTTTCATTCACGCTTCTTGGCCGGCTTACACGGGCTCAATAAGCGAAATGATGTTGCCGTCCGGATCAACTACGTTGAAATAACGGAATTCATTCTTTTCACCGAACGTGCGAATATGCGTGTCGCAGTGCATTTTCAAGCGCCCTACTTCCTTGAAGGTCTCCTCAATGTTCGATACGTGGAATCCGAGCAGAGAGAGACGGTCCCCTACTACGTGGTTGTCATCGATAAGGGTGATCATGGCGCGATCGGCAAGATCGCCTACCTGCAGACGCTCCACACAATCGTTTCTGTACGCAACAGGGAAATCGAAGGTTCTTCTGTAGAAATTAATCATTTCCTGGTAGTTCTTCGTTCTCAAGAACACGTTATCGATATAATTCACTTTTACTGCCATAGGGAAAACTCCTTCCGATTTGAGAGTTTCGAACCGCACGCCCCGGGAGATTTCACTTGTGCTGTTCGACACCTCTATCTTCCCATATGGGCGAACAATTTCCTCTGTTTTAGCTGAGTGGATTTCAACTTCTGATGGTCAGATAAGCCTCATCCTTGAAGATAGCGCTGTATAATTTTCGGCCAGCGGCCGGATTCTCGGCCATGGGCATAAAGAAATGCCTGTACCCAACGGTCGATGCCAAACCCGGTGCAGCCTGAATGCAAGCTGCTTTGGTCATGACCGCAGCTCTTGACCCCGAAGGCCTCGCACAGCACGTGTCCGCATAAGTTGAAGGAGGCGATGGAGAAGTCGGGTTGCCCGTTCCCCGCACTGCGCAGCTCATACTTCAGCGCATGCGCGGATTGCTGATACATCAGCACACTGTCATCCTCGTAGAAGAAAGGATCGGTTGCGCTTTCGATATACCCCTGTAAGCCCAATGCCTCGAAGAGCGACCAGGTCAGCCCAATCAGCTGCTCCCTGATCTCCGCCACACGCTCGGGCTCCCCGATATAAATGATCTCCCGCATCGCAAACTCGCGCAGCCGCGTCGGGGACAAACGGCTGCGATGCTCGTGCCGGAAGCATGATCCGGCGGCCGTATATACGGACAAGCTTTCTACTCGACTCACCCCTGTTCGCGCCAGCTCCTCATATACATGGAAGCAGAGGCAAGGCTGGAGAAAATATCCGCTCGGCTGGAGAAAGGCGCCGGACTCCTTCTGTTCGTCCGACTGCTCTCTGTAGCTCCTCAGCACCGCATCGTCATGCGCAATTTCGCTAACGCCGTACATATGCTGCGGGAAGTGCGCCAAATACCCGCCCATTTTCATTTGTTTCGTTGTCATCAAGGAAGGATATTTTCGTTGCGAAGCGCCAGACTTCAAGGCTATCTCCAGGAAGATCCGGTCGAAGGCTTGTGCAAGGCCTACTTCGTCCCCTTCCAACTGAAGCCCTCCTAGCGAAGATCGGGCAGCTGCAGCCCACGACTGGGCAGGCTGTCGCACTCGGTTGTCATGGGAAATTTGCTTCGGGGCATATTTCGCCAGCAAGCCGACTCGCATATAACGGTTCAGCCTTTCTTGGAACGCGGCAGGTTCCTCATCCCCCGCATATTCAACCTCCAGGCAGTCTGCTTGCAGACGTACGTCAACAATGTGTTCGGACAAGTAATAGACACTATCGGTCAGTTGCTCGGCCTTCGCCCGCTTTTTCTCGCTGGCCAGCGGGTAGCGAAAAATCATACAACACACCCTCTCCATTCCTTCGGGCGGAGCCCTCGTCTATCAAAAAATGCCATGAATGATTTGATCATAGAAGGCAGCGTCCCTGTATTGGAAAATGCTCGATTCATCAATGATTTTCGGCCGGGAGTTCAGTCTCCTCCGTACCCGCTGGCCATGCTTGCTCACCAAATGACTGTAATTCAATGCAATCCGTTCGACGCTTGCTCTGGCGAAATGCGTGACAAAGGAACGCCGGTAACGATAGGACGAAACATTTTTGGAAGACCCGTGATACATATTGCCGTTGAAGAGAACTACATCGCCCGGTTCTGTCTCTACCTGTATGCGCTGGTAGCCATCCGGCTTCCTGAGAATTTCGGAACTGTATGCATTGCTGCTGCCCGGTACGACTTCCGAGGGCGCAAGCCCGAGCTTGTGCGTGCCCGGCACGAAGAACAAGCTGCCGTTTTCCCCGTCTGTTGCATCTATGCTCACCCACATCGCGTAAGAAGTATCCGGCTCGATGCCGATATGGGCATTGTCCTGATGGAATCCAAGTCCTTTCGTGCCTGGCGGCTTGAAGTAATAGTTGCTCTGTATGGCAAGCGGTTCTTCGCCCAGCAGACTTTCCAATATGGCGATCGCTTCCTGCTTCAGCATGAAGGCTGTAATCACGGGGTTATCGCGGTGGAAGTCTCTCAGCCGGTTGGGAAAAAGACTCTCCAGCGGTCTTTCCCGATTTTGCCGAATTTTCCCGAGCGCCATCAATTCCGTCCATATCTTGACATACTCCTGATGAAGCTCATCCAGCTCGCGCTTCGAATAAACGCCTTTCACAATGAGGTATCCCTGCTCGTCGAATTGCTGTCTATCCTGGAATGCAATGGGTGTGTCTGGCATATCGCTTCCCTCCTTCATGAGCACTCGTTGCACACAAGCGCGTTATTCGAAATGGCAAACATTGAGCACATTGCCTTCCGCATCTGTGAAATCAAATGTCTGAACCGTGCCGTAATCGCGAAGCGGTCCTACAGCTATTCCCCGCTCCTGCATCCGTTCATACGTCTGCTGAATATTGGAGGTGTATAAATTGAACAGAGGATGCGGTTCAGCGACGGCATCCTGCTTCACCAGCGTAATCGGCGTCTTGTCTCCCGCTCTGAGAGCGGCGATCATGTCTGTCCGCCAAATCACAGGCAGTCCCAAAGTGTGATGGTACCAAGCAAATGCCTGCTCAAAATCGCGAACACGCAAGAAAACCGTATCCATTCTCTCAAACAAAGGTTGCTCCATCTTCTCCCTCCCTGATTCAAACTCCAGGCGAATGCGCAGGTTGATTGCCGCTTGTCTTCCGGCATTCATCCGCATTCACCCGAATTGTAGCATCAGGCCGGGGAGCAGACTCTGCTTCGCGTGCGAATCTTGCGGGGATGAATGGCTTCTTGCGCCTGCTATTACCCGATTCGGTCGAAAGTCCCCTGCATAAACCGATACTCGCCGATTGACGCCTTTTATACTAAAAACAAGCAATGGATGGATAACCAGGGAGGAGCATGGATATTGAAGAAGTGCTATGTGATTGACGATGTGCTGAACCGCAAGCAAGCCGACTTGCTGTTGGCCAAGCTCATCTACAGCGTTGAAGGAATTGCCGGATGCCGGCTGGATGACCACTCGCAAACTATACAGGTTGACTTGCTGCCAGGCTGCGATCAAGAGGAATTGGATGAGACCGTACATCAATTGATCGAGGAGGTACGAAGCCAGCGGGTAATCGCCTCGAGGATGTATGTGCAGCGGGATGGACATGCTTGGACAGGCCAGGCGGACATAGAAGAGGCGTTCGCCGACAATGGATCGGTGCGCCGCGGCTTGGCGGTTGCCTTGTTCGAGCGCATAGACCGAAAACTGCTTGCTCTGGCGGAGCGTTACGGCAGCGAGCAGCGAAAGTATCCGTCCATGATCCCGCTCGACATATTGGACAAGTGCCGGTACATTCCCGCCTTCCCGCAAAACATTCATCTGGTCTCGGAAATCCCTCACCGCCTGAATGCATTAAAGCAGGCCAGACAGCCGGAGCGATTGCCCGAGTTGGCCAGACTCAGTCCGTATGCATTAGCCCCCGCCGTTTGCTTTCACTGTTACGCAGAGCTCGCCGGCTCCCGGCTGCAAGCGCCGCTGGCACTGACAGCCCGAGGGCGCTGCTATCGCCATGAAGCCCCATGGCGTCTGGGCAAGCATCGGCTGAATGAATTCAGCATGCGTGAAATCGTGCTGTTCGGCCATGACGATTATGTCGAGACACAGCGCAAGCATCTTATAGATGAGACTTGGGCGCTGTTCGCATCGCTCGGATTGCCTGGCAAAATCGAAACTGCCAGCGATCTGTTCTACTTTTCCGATGAATCGGATAGAGGACAGCATCAGCTGGCAGCTAATTTGAAATATGAATTGATCGTAACGCCGGAAGCGGCTCCCCCGTTCTCGATTGCTTCGTTCAATTATATGGGCGACAGCTTGTGCAAGCCGTTCTGCGTCACCGACCGCGGGGGGAATCCGCTGCAATCCGGCTGCGCCGCTTTCGGACTCGACCGCTGGGTGTATGCCTTGCTGCTCGCTTACGGTCCGGACGATGCCCGATGGCCGGCACAGGTTCATGCCGTTCTAAACGCGACCTAATCCAGCTGAAGCTGGCCGATAATCGCTTGCGGCCTCAACGGACGATGCGCGCAAGCGTGCAGCGCGTCCTTCCAGCAGCGCGAGATGCCCGGCTGGAACAACGTCCTTCTCATATGCTGCAAAGAACGCATGTTGTGCCATTCGCCGTACTGGTTATCCAGCGATTGCTGGAGCTCGGACGCGGCAACTTCCCCCAGCAGATAATAGTAGTAGGTGGCAGGCAAGGTGCTGAGATGCGGCTTGCTTGCCCAATAAGGCTTATCCCATTCCTCCGGCCTCGCAATCTCCTGGTACTCCTCGACGAGCTCCCACCACAAGCGATTAAGCTCCCCATCCGGATTTTCATACAGCTTCCGCTCAAATTGTACAAGCGTCATGGTCCAAAATAGCTTCACCAGCAGGGAAGCCTGCAGATCGCGCTGCCCGTCCCTCTCCTGCACATAGGATGCCTCGTTGTTAAGCGATTGCCGCCAGCCAGGAACATACAGCAGTCTTTCCATCAGCAGCGCGGCAGCCTCGCTCAGAAACGGATGAGCCGGCTGTCGCAGCAGAAAAGGAAGAGAAGGATCGTAAGCCAGCTCCGCGAAAGCGTGGCCGAATTCATGCAGGACGATGCGCGCTCCCCTGTCATCATGACTCACCTGACAGGATATACGGACATCGCTTCCTCGATCGATTGGCAGACAGAAGTTGGCCGAGCTCTTGCCTGCACCGTCGCCCAAATCCATTCGCTTCACCAGGTCGCCAAGCCAAATCCCCCGGTCTTCCAACCACCTCGCCACGCCAGCAGAAAACTTGTGCAGATCTATCGCTTCAGCCGGCGTCTCGGGCTCGTACGATTGGAAGAAGGGATCCGGGTAATGCCAGGAGCGAATCGCGGAAGGAGCAATGCCGAATCTGCGGCAAATGCCCTGATCGATTTCTTCCTTCACCTTGCGGTAAGACGTCTGCAGCTCTTCCTTCAGTAGGCGCACAATAAGGTCCAATTCAGTCCCATCCATCTCTTGTGCAGCCAGCTTCATCGCATAATAATCGGGAAACCCTCTCGCGCGGGCCAATCGATTGCGCATCCTCACCTGTTCAATCAGCGGAGCGGCTATCTCTTCGCCCAATCGCATATACGCATGCCAGAGCTGCTTCCGCTTTCCGCCGTTATCCAGCATGCGAAACAGAATGCGTGTCTCCTTCTCGGTCAAGGAACGGCCTTCGATTGTCGTGCGGTACATACTGATGCGGACGTTCAATTCGTTCCATAGCCGGACCCACTGTGCGCGCAGCTGCTCGTCCTCATGATGCTCCAGCATTTCGTTGCGCAATACCGTCCACTGCCTTCTTGCCAGTGGCGATGATGTCTGCGTGCATCCGGCTTTTACTGCTTGGCGCCATTCCGGGGAAGCAAGCAGCTGCCGGTATGTCTGTTCGTGCTGCTCATACGCTTGCGCCCATTGTCCATCCCCGCTCGTCAGCAGCATCCACAAAGCATGCATCTTGTCCGCATAAGGCTTGGCCAGCTGCGTGTTAATCGTATTAAGGAATGCTTCCTCGCCTGAAGTCACTTGACGCACCTCTAAATGGTGACGGTGGTTCCGTCGAATTTGGTGAAGGTAAATCCGCTGAACGCTTCATGGAATTGGCTGCTGTAATCCTGCAGCAGACGTATAGCTGCCGCTTCGCCCAACTTCAAGCCTTCCTCTTCGTCACTTCGCCAGTGTACGCCTGCCGTATCCCGGCCATAGGCAACATTCGCCGCAAGCTTGTTCAATTCTCCGCCGATTGTCAAGGCAGGACCGGTATAAGGCTCAAGCGACAAGCCGTCCTTGCTGGGCTGAACGGGGCGAGGCAGCTCATACGATTCATGGAAGAATGCCTTGAGCACAGTCGTACAAGCGCCGGCAATGCTCGAATGGCCTCCCGGATAAGACGGATGCGCCGGACAGCCTTCCGGGTACGCCATGGGAAGCAGGTATGTGCCGAACTTCTTGGACACTTCTGTCGCAGCGCGGGACTGCAAGAGGTCGTTGTGGAATGGATATGCCTTCCTGCCTGTCTTGTGCAGGTGCAGATATCCGGCATAAGCTTCCGGCCTTACTCGGCGATGAACCTGAAACTTTTGGTACCAGGCAGCAGCGAGCCCTGACTTGGAGGCAGCGGCAACAAGTTCCAGAATATGCGGGCCGCCAAATGTTGCAAAACCGGCTTGTGTGGAAGAATGCACGTATGGGTTGGAGCGGTCTATCGCTTCTTGCGGCAATCTTAACAAAATGAGGGCGGCAGTCAGGAAGATTTGATAGGAAAAATCAGTGTGCACCAAGCTTGCCAAGTCTCGGCCCGTCCGCAGATACCTTGGAGTCGCGTCCAATTTCTGCGGAGATTGCGGCTGACTTCCGTTCTGAATGGCCAACCATTCATCATATTGGGTCAGATGGTCGGAACCCGAGGCTGCAACCCTATATTTCTGCTGGACGGTCAACGCCCCGCCATACGGGAAATCCCCATATATAAACTGGGAGAGGAACGGCCCTGTCGTTTCGCCGGCTAATCCTCCGCGAAACAGCTCTTTCGGCGTTACGCTTCCTTGCGGCGACCTCGGTCCCCGATAATCAGTCAAGGCCGAGAGCTCCTTCGCAGCAGCCGCTACCAGCGCATTCGTCTCGTACTCGGCAAATGGGATATCTCGGGTCAGCGCTCGCCAATAAAGCTCCACCAATTCGCCGGCCATCTGCGCGCTGTCAAAGGCAGGCGGAGCAGGAAGCGCAAAGTGGTGACAATCTGCTCCGACCAGATCATAGCCCAATCCGGCTTGCGGATTCACGAGCTTCGCTTTGCCGCCTAGCGGAATTGCTTCGTAATCCTCCGGTCTTCCGGTTGAAATGGCATGCTTGAAGGTTTGGTAGGCACTGGCATCGACCACTCCAAGCTCGTTATGCGGCAAGACTTTGGAGAAACTCCCGATTTTCTCCGGATATTTCTGCTCATCCCCATTGTAGCCCTGCTTCGGATACGGCTGCTTGCGCTGAAAAGCGGCCGCCTCTACACGAGCTTGATAGGCCCGTTCCCGGCGCGTGTCGGCAGATGATAAGGTAAAAGAATACGCGGCGCTTTCGGCTTCCCTTGCTCCCGCTTTGTTCGTTTCCATCGATAGATCAATCCTTCCCGTATATAATGTAACGCTGCTCTACGGGAATCATTGTACGATTGAAGACGCATGGCATGCTCAGCTTTTAACGGACGTTCGTCCGGCCTGCCCCTTTCAAGCACAAAAAAAGATGCCGCACCCCGAGTCAGGGTTTGCTGGCATCTTCCATGAGCGTATCATAGTCTATTACATGTTCATCAATCCGGCTAACGACCGCTTCGACCTAGCCGAATGTTGGCCGCCGTTAGCTGTTCGCGATTTTTCCTGGCTAGCCGCTCTATGCTTTATTTCGGCACTTCCAGCTTGTAGCCTACTCCCCATACTGTCGTGATCATGGCAGCCGCTTCCGGCGAAACCTTGTTCAGCTTCTCGCGCAGCCGTTTGACGTGTGTGTCCACAGTACGCAGATCGCCAAAAAATTCATAATTCCATACATCTTTCAGCAGATCTTCACGGGAGAACACTTTGTCCGGCGAGCCTGCCAAATAATGCAGCAGCTCATATTCCTTCGGGGTCAGACTAATTTCCTGTCCGCCCGCCGTAACCCGGTGTGCATCATGCTCAATGACCAAATGCGGGAATACGATATTGTTGCTCGTCCCCGGATCTGTCGCCAAATAAGCAGTGGAGGAGGAGCGGCGCAGGATTGCCTTGACCCGGTAAATCACTTCCCGCGGGCTGAATGGCTTCACGACGTAGTCATCAGCCCCTACCTCGAAGCCTTGCACACGGTTGGATTCTTCCCCTTTGGCTGTCAGCATAATGATCGGCGTCGCCTTCTCTTGGCGCACGCGTTCGCACACCTCTACACCGTCGATGCCTGGCAGCATGACATCCAGCAAAATCAGGTCGTAATTGTGGTCCAGCGCTTTCCGCAGCGCAGTCTCGCCATCCTCGGCCTCCTCAATCATGTATCCTTCCTTCTCCAAATACATTCTGAGCAAACGGCGAATGCGCTCCTCATCATCGACGACCAAAATCGTAGTAACCGGATCGCTCATTGCGCGAACACTCCTTTCTCCGCCCACACGGGCTTCACGTAATTATCTAGACGCCTGCGTAGGCGTGCAAACCGGCGATAAGCAGGTTAACGCCGATCAAGGTGAACATTACAATAATGAAGCCTACGACAGCCAGCCAGGAAGATGGCTTGCCTATCCATCCCTTGGACAGACGAATATGCAGATAATAGCTGTAGAACAGCCAGGTGATCAACGCCCACACTTCCTTCGGATCCCATCCCCAGAAGCGCGACCAGGCGATTTGCGCCCAAATCATCGCGAAAATCAATGCGCCCAGCGTGAAGATCGGAAAGCCTATGGCGATGGAGCGGTAGCTGATTTCGTCCAGCAGCTCCGGATCCAAATCCTTCGTAGCCGGCTGTACAGCAGCTCCGATCTTCCTCCGGAGAATGAGTCGAACCAGCCAATAGAGCGCCGTCCCCGACAACAGCGACCAGATGATGGTGTTCAGCTTGCTTGCCGAGTTGATGCCCTTCAGCCAGCCAGGTGCTTCGACCCATGGCTCGGATGTTCCCAGGAAAGTGTCCATCGATACTTTCTCATACTGGTGCGGTCCGACAATTGGCGGCATGGAGTACGTTACATTTTTCGTTATGACCTCGCCCCTCTCCTCCGTCGGGTAGTTGAACTCCGCTTGGTAGCCCAACCCTTTGAAGAGGAAATGCATGAGAACAAAGCCGATAAATACAAGGATCACCCAGAAGACAAGTTCCAATCCCCGTTGTTCACGCCGTTCGGTTTTGCCTGTCCCCGCATAGTTCACTGTACGGACCAGATGAATAAATCCGGCAGCAAAGCCAATCGCGAAGAACGCTTCCCCGAGCGCTGCCGTTGTCACATGGATAATGAGCAGATTGCTTTGCAGCTGAGGAATCAGCGGAGAGGTTTGCCACGGATATACGGAAGCGTATATCAGGATGACAACCGTAACCGGCAGAGCGAACATGCCTAGTACCGGCGTGCGATAGATGGCAAACAAGATCAAAAATGCAATCGTAATCAGCCCTGCCAGCAGCACCAAATATTCAAACATGTTGCTGTTCGGGATATGACCTGCGCTGATCCAGCGGAGGATAAAGTATACTGCATGCAAGCCAAATGCCGCCAATGTGATAATGATCGACCTGCGTCCCCATTTCCGTTCATGCGTATTGGCATCGTGCTTGCTATAGCGCTTGCCCATCACCGTTACACCGTATGTGATGGAGCCAATCATATAGAGAAAGAGGGCTAGTCCCAATGCAAACATACTGATATTTACTAAATTCAAGAGCCGTTCACCTCATTCGCCAATGTCTTGGCATCCACTTCAACGCCAGCCTTGTTCAGAGCTGCGGTCAGCTCTTGACGGATGCCAAACCAGTTCTTATTCGTATGGGCGCCGATCGTCAGCACGCCGTTATCGATGCGCATCCAGATCCGGCGATGATGCCAGTAGAAACCGAGAATCAGGCCAATCATGGAAATGGTTGCTCCCGTCCAAATGA is part of the Xylanibacillus composti genome and harbors:
- a CDS encoding response regulator transcription factor, giving the protein MSDPVTTILVVDDEERIRRLLRMYLEKEGYMIEEAEDGETALRKALDHNYDLILLDVMLPGIDGVEVCERVRQEKATPIIMLTAKGEESNRVQGFEVGADDYVVKPFSPREVIYRVKAILRRSSSTAYLATDPGTSNNIVFPHLVIEHDAHRVTAGGQEISLTPKEYELLHYLAGSPDKVFSREDLLKDVWNYEFFGDLRTVDTHVKRLREKLNKVSPEAAAMITTVWGVGYKLEVPK
- a CDS encoding phytanoyl-CoA dioxygenase family protein, with product MIRKLTDDELRFLHKEGYLVLEQLYALEEIEDIRQAFDHMWIDAVVNKQFVQQPNRPLTSLYPPVRDRHLSHERLMQLMLDPRNIALAEQLLGEEPLAVGCDCFFKAPGADVLPFHQDNYDIGAEPGTTWAVWISLDQADPENGALRFVPGTQHFELIPPRLPSHLSAYGQAVRVPEGYKAVDVSTSPGDVVLFNGQVLHGSHANRTLYRFRRSFVTHYVGSSVQKIYVHYLDLYDRHGNVVKRKLNRMHKLQFDPAYRRKTSIHSRKPTS
- a CDS encoding VOC family protein, with amino-acid sequence MAVKVNYIDNVFLRTKNYQEMINFYRRTFDFPVAYRNDCVERLQVGDLADRAMITLIDDNHVVGDRLSLLGFHVSNIEETFKEVGRLKMHCDTHIRTFGEKNEFRYFNVVDPDGNIISLIEPV
- a CDS encoding vanadium-dependent haloperoxidase, whose translation is METNKAGAREAESAAYSFTLSSADTRRERAYQARVEAAAFQRKQPYPKQGYNGDEQKYPEKIGSFSKVLPHNELGVVDASAYQTFKHAISTGRPEDYEAIPLGGKAKLVNPQAGLGYDLVGADCHHFALPAPPAFDSAQMAGELVELYWRALTRDIPFAEYETNALVAAAAKELSALTDYRGPRSPQGSVTPKELFRGGLAGETTGPFLSQFIYGDFPYGGALTVQQKYRVAASGSDHLTQYDEWLAIQNGSQPQSPQKLDATPRYLRTGRDLASLVHTDFSYQIFLTAALILLRLPQEAIDRSNPYVHSSTQAGFATFGGPHILELVAAASKSGLAAAWYQKFQVHRRVRPEAYAGYLHLHKTGRKAYPFHNDLLQSRAATEVSKKFGTYLLPMAYPEGCPAHPSYPGGHSSIAGACTTVLKAFFHESYELPRPVQPSKDGLSLEPYTGPALTIGGELNKLAANVAYGRDTAGVHWRSDEEEGLKLGEAAAIRLLQDYSSQFHEAFSGFTFTKFDGTTVTI
- a CDS encoding amino acid--ACP ligase, translated to MKKCYVIDDVLNRKQADLLLAKLIYSVEGIAGCRLDDHSQTIQVDLLPGCDQEELDETVHQLIEEVRSQRVIASRMYVQRDGHAWTGQADIEEAFADNGSVRRGLAVALFERIDRKLLALAERYGSEQRKYPSMIPLDILDKCRYIPAFPQNIHLVSEIPHRLNALKQARQPERLPELARLSPYALAPAVCFHCYAELAGSRLQAPLALTARGRCYRHEAPWRLGKHRLNEFSMREIVLFGHDDYVETQRKHLIDETWALFASLGLPGKIETASDLFYFSDESDRGQHQLAANLKYELIVTPEAAPPFSIASFNYMGDSLCKPFCVTDRGGNPLQSGCAAFGLDRWVYALLLAYGPDDARWPAQVHAVLNAT
- a CDS encoding aminoacyl--tRNA ligase-related protein; this translates as MIFRYPLASEKKRAKAEQLTDSVYYLSEHIVDVRLQADCLEVEYAGDEEPAAFQERLNRYMRVGLLAKYAPKQISHDNRVRQPAQSWAAAARSSLGGLQLEGDEVGLAQAFDRIFLEIALKSGASQRKYPSLMTTKQMKMGGYLAHFPQHMYGVSEIAHDDAVLRSYREQSDEQKESGAFLQPSGYFLQPCLCFHVYEELARTGVSRVESLSVYTAAGSCFRHEHRSRLSPTRLREFAMREIIYIGEPERVAEIREQLIGLTWSLFEALGLQGYIESATDPFFYEDDSVLMYQQSAHALKYELRSAGNGQPDFSIASFNLCGHVLCEAFGVKSCGHDQSSLHSGCTGFGIDRWVQAFLYAHGRESGRWPKIIQRYLQG
- a CDS encoding M3 family metallopeptidase, with the translated sequence MTSGEEAFLNTINTQLAKPYADKMHALWMLLTSGDGQWAQAYEQHEQTYRQLLASPEWRQAVKAGCTQTSSPLARRQWTVLRNEMLEHHEDEQLRAQWVRLWNELNVRISMYRTTIEGRSLTEKETRILFRMLDNGGKRKQLWHAYMRLGEEIAAPLIEQVRMRNRLARARGFPDYYAMKLAAQEMDGTELDLIVRLLKEELQTSYRKVKEEIDQGICRRFGIAPSAIRSWHYPDPFFQSYEPETPAEAIDLHKFSAGVARWLEDRGIWLGDLVKRMDLGDGAGKSSANFCLPIDRGSDVRISCQVSHDDRGARIVLHEFGHAFAELAYDPSLPFLLRQPAHPFLSEAAALLMERLLYVPGWRQSLNNEASYVQERDGQRDLQASLLVKLFWTMTLVQFERKLYENPDGELNRLWWELVEEYQEIARPEEWDKPYWASKPHLSTLPATYYYYLLGEVAASELQQSLDNQYGEWHNMRSLQHMRRTLFQPGISRCWKDALHACAHRPLRPQAIIGQLQLD
- a CDS encoding helix-turn-helix transcriptional regulator, translating into MKLLDHQTVKAKLYVTECYQNAMELAKEASYQLIAFLTDERAFPDSWKVYDLNMGCPTLVLTQVNQFHMGLLNQWIDTYLLEGASPRDKAMRESLQYIHNHLCDSNLSLDQAAAHVYISKYHYSRLFQKHMGVGFKEYIMRQRIKRAKVLLNGGESVTNTCYMVGYNDLTHFSKVFKRMVGLPPSKYRATNQSRNRWRRGEQYHESTEVGS
- a CDS encoding phytanoyl-CoA dioxygenase family protein, with product MPDTPIAFQDRQQFDEQGYLIVKGVYSKRELDELHQEYVKIWTELMALGKIRQNRERPLESLFPNRLRDFHRDNPVITAFMLKQEAIAILESLLGEEPLAIQSNYYFKPPGTKGLGFHQDNAHIGIEPDTSYAMWVSIDATDGENGSLFFVPGTHKLGLAPSEVVPGSSNAYSSEILRKPDGYQRIQVETEPGDVVLFNGNMYHGSSKNVSSYRYRRSFVTHFARASVERIALNYSHLVSKHGQRVRRRLNSRPKIIDESSIFQYRDAAFYDQIIHGIF
- a CDS encoding VOC family protein; its protein translation is MNAGRQAAINLRIRLEFESGREKMEQPLFERMDTVFLRVRDFEQAFAWYHHTLGLPVIWRTDMIAALRAGDKTPITLVKQDAVAEPHPLFNLYTSNIQQTYERMQERGIAVGPLRDYGTVQTFDFTDAEGNVLNVCHFE